In Candidatus Methylomirabilota bacterium, one genomic interval encodes:
- a CDS encoding xanthine dehydrogenase family protein molybdopterin-binding subunit, which produces MSDGRRGYVGAALSPRETRKLVLGRGCYVGDLTLPGLLHAGFVRSPHAHARLGQVDVDAARRSPGIVTVLTGHDLARATRPLRIAPPIEGLLPMEMPTLPTDKVRFVGDLVACVIGEDRHQVEDACARVEVEYRPLPSVVDHAHAQDPGRPLVDEAIPANRAYHGVFAQGDVAAALGAADRVVGVRFHQARQTHAPLEPRGCLASWLPGEETLTFWHSTQIPHPIRSALAGRLGIPESAVRVITPDVGGGFGQKIPLYREELITAASSRLLGRPVRWIETRRENLLASLHAREDVVDVRAAVKADGTLLGLDVQILTDFGAYAYFPANYMARVVGMMIPGAYRLRDYRYAITAVLTNKCPAGPYRAPMLICSWVTEGTIEAVARALGLDPIEVRRRNMLGESDLPYTTAAGLVYRSVYPRDTLERALTAFPYARARREQAEARAAGRIVGIGVATYVEPNTYGSEFYKTAGIPGSGHDAAIVRVEPSGAVSAQIGVVSQGQGHLTTVAQALADELAVPIELVRVHAGDTAAAPYGMGTRGSRGGVVSAGAAVGAARIVKDKLMRLAAHLLEAPLEDLESSDGRVHVRGAPASSVTIAQLAQKAYLAPTELPPGMEPGLEATCAFEPPALTFSSGTHICQIEIDPETGRVTIPRYAIVEECGRMLNPRVVEGQLHGATAQGLAGALFEEVVYGADGQNLSATFMDYAVPTASALPSFEVEHLERPDPGTPFGMKGMAEGGVMGASAAASNAVADALAPFGVGAGRQPFTARQIAEALASARGSTGP; this is translated from the coding sequence GTGAGCGACGGGCGACGAGGCTACGTCGGCGCGGCGTTGAGCCCGCGCGAGACGCGCAAGCTGGTCCTCGGGCGGGGCTGCTACGTCGGCGACCTGACGCTGCCGGGCCTCCTCCACGCGGGGTTCGTGCGCAGCCCCCACGCCCACGCGCGCCTGGGCCAGGTCGACGTCGACGCCGCCCGTCGGTCGCCTGGCATCGTGACGGTCCTGACCGGCCACGATCTGGCCCGCGCGACCCGACCGCTCAGGATCGCGCCGCCGATCGAAGGGCTGCTGCCGATGGAGATGCCCACCCTGCCGACCGACAAAGTGCGCTTCGTCGGCGATCTCGTCGCCTGCGTGATCGGCGAGGATCGGCACCAGGTCGAGGACGCCTGCGCACGCGTCGAGGTCGAGTACCGGCCGCTGCCCTCTGTCGTGGATCACGCGCACGCCCAGGATCCCGGCCGGCCCCTGGTCGACGAGGCGATCCCGGCGAATCGCGCGTACCACGGCGTCTTCGCCCAGGGCGACGTCGCGGCCGCGCTCGGCGCAGCGGACCGGGTGGTCGGGGTACGGTTCCATCAGGCCCGGCAGACCCACGCGCCGCTCGAGCCCCGCGGGTGCCTGGCCAGCTGGCTGCCCGGCGAGGAGACGCTCACCTTCTGGCACTCGACCCAGATCCCGCATCCGATTCGCTCGGCGCTGGCCGGGCGGCTCGGAATTCCGGAGAGCGCCGTCCGGGTCATCACGCCCGACGTCGGTGGCGGCTTCGGGCAGAAGATCCCGCTCTACCGGGAGGAGCTGATCACGGCCGCGTCCTCGCGGCTGCTGGGCCGCCCGGTGCGCTGGATCGAGACCCGCCGGGAGAACCTGCTCGCCTCGCTCCACGCCCGGGAGGACGTGGTCGACGTGCGGGCCGCCGTGAAAGCGGACGGCACGCTGCTCGGCCTCGACGTCCAGATCCTCACCGACTTCGGCGCCTACGCCTACTTCCCGGCCAATTACATGGCGCGCGTCGTGGGCATGATGATTCCGGGCGCGTACCGGCTGCGCGACTACCGGTACGCGATCACCGCCGTCCTGACCAACAAGTGCCCGGCCGGCCCGTACCGCGCGCCGATGCTGATCTGCAGCTGGGTCACCGAGGGCACGATCGAGGCCGTGGCCCGCGCCCTGGGGCTGGACCCGATCGAGGTTCGTCGCCGCAACATGCTCGGCGAGTCCGACCTGCCGTACACGACGGCGGCCGGGCTGGTCTACCGCTCGGTGTACCCGCGCGACACCCTGGAACGCGCGCTGACGGCGTTCCCCTACGCGCGGGCGCGCCGGGAGCAGGCCGAGGCGCGCGCGGCCGGCCGGATCGTGGGGATCGGCGTGGCCACCTACGTCGAGCCCAACACGTACGGCTCGGAGTTCTACAAGACGGCCGGCATCCCCGGCTCGGGCCACGATGCGGCGATCGTCCGCGTCGAGCCGAGCGGCGCCGTCTCGGCCCAGATCGGCGTCGTCAGCCAGGGCCAGGGCCACCTGACCACGGTGGCCCAGGCCCTGGCCGACGAGCTTGCCGTGCCGATCGAGCTGGTGCGCGTCCACGCCGGCGACACCGCGGCGGCGCCGTACGGCATGGGCACGCGCGGCAGCCGGGGTGGGGTGGTGAGCGCGGGGGCGGCGGTGGGAGCCGCTCGCATCGTGAAGGACAAGCTGATGCGGCTCGCCGCCCACCTGCTGGAAGCCCCGCTCGAAGACCTGGAGTCGTCGGATGGCCGCGTCCACGTGCGCGGGGCCCCCGCCTCGAGCGTGACCATCGCGCAGCTCGCCCAGAAGGCGTACCTGGCCCCGACCGAGCTGCCGCCGGGAATGGAGCCGGGGCTGGAGGCGACGTGCGCGTTCGAGCCCCCGGCCCTGACCTTCTCGAGCGGCACCCACATCTGCCAGATCGAGATCGACCCCGAGACCGGCCGGGTGACGATCCCGCGCTACGCCATCGTCGAGGAGTGCGGGCGGATGCTGAACCCGCGCGTGGTCGAGGGACAGCTCCACGGCGCGACCGCACAGGGGCTCGCCGGTGCCCTCTTCGAGGAGGTGGTCTACGGGGCCGACGGCCAGAACCTCAGCGCCACGTTCATGGACTACGCGGTCCCCACGGCCTCGGCGCTGCCGTCGTTCGAGGTCGAGCACCTCGAACGGCCGGATCCGGGCACGCCGTTCGGCATGAAGGGCATGGCCGAGGGCGGCGTGATGGGCGCGTCGGCGGCGGCCTCGAACGCCGTCGCCGATGCCCTGGCTCCCTTCGGCGTCGGTGCCGGCCGTCAGCCCTTCACGGCACGGCAGATCGCGGAGGCTCTGGCCTCCGCCCGCGGGTCGACCGGACCATGA
- a CDS encoding amidase family protein produces MTSTDLCFTPAAALADMIRRRALSPVEITRAVLERIERLNGVLGAYVLVHAERALDQARRAERAVMAGERLGPLHGVPVSIKDNLWTAGERTTFGSRLMAQFVAPEDAPSVAGLRAAGAIFVGRTNLPEFAWRGSTDNPLFGESRNPWDLTRTPGGSTGGGAAAVAAGLGPLALGSDGAGSIRIPASFCGLVGLKPTFGRVPMFPAAGPHELVAHVCPLARTVRDVALMMNAIARYDRRDPFALPDDGVDYLAAADAPLVAAAGRSSIRVAWSPDLGFAPVEPETREIAGAAARAFADVGLKLEEASPDLGDPGSILQTLYGGGQAGAHAARPPEQKAQMDPALVAYAEASAGLTVVDLVKALVARQAMVDTLRRFFEGYDLLLTPTLCLPAFPLGLVGPRQVAGRDVTHLGWTLCYPFNYSGQPAISVPAGWTASGLPVGLQIVGRRLEDALVLRAAARLEALRPWAARRPPPSR; encoded by the coding sequence ATGACGAGCACCGACCTCTGCTTCACGCCCGCCGCCGCCCTGGCCGACATGATCCGGCGCCGCGCGCTCTCGCCCGTCGAGATCACCCGGGCCGTGCTCGAGCGGATCGAGCGTCTGAACGGTGTCCTGGGCGCCTACGTGTTGGTCCACGCCGAGCGCGCGCTGGATCAGGCCCGGCGGGCCGAACGGGCGGTGATGGCCGGTGAGCGGCTCGGCCCCCTGCACGGCGTCCCCGTGTCGATCAAGGACAACCTGTGGACGGCGGGGGAACGCACCACGTTCGGCTCGCGCCTCATGGCGCAGTTCGTCGCGCCGGAAGACGCCCCCAGCGTGGCCGGCCTGCGCGCGGCCGGAGCGATCTTCGTCGGCCGGACCAATCTGCCGGAGTTCGCCTGGCGCGGCTCCACCGACAATCCGCTGTTCGGCGAGTCGCGCAATCCCTGGGATCTCACCCGCACACCCGGCGGGTCGACCGGCGGCGGAGCGGCGGCGGTGGCGGCCGGCCTGGGACCGCTGGCGCTCGGCTCCGACGGCGCCGGCTCCATCCGCATTCCGGCCAGCTTCTGCGGGCTCGTGGGCCTGAAGCCGACCTTCGGGCGGGTGCCGATGTTCCCGGCCGCCGGCCCCCACGAGCTGGTCGCCCACGTCTGTCCGCTCGCCCGCACCGTGCGCGACGTGGCGCTCATGATGAACGCGATCGCCCGCTACGATCGGCGCGATCCGTTCGCGCTTCCCGACGACGGCGTCGACTACCTGGCCGCCGCTGACGCCCCGCTGGTCGCGGCCGCGGGGCGTTCGTCCATCCGGGTCGCCTGGTCGCCGGATCTCGGCTTCGCCCCGGTCGAGCCCGAGACGCGCGAGATCGCCGGCGCCGCGGCGCGCGCCTTCGCCGACGTCGGCCTGAAGCTGGAGGAGGCCAGTCCGGACCTCGGCGATCCCGGCTCGATCTTACAGACGCTCTACGGCGGCGGCCAGGCGGGCGCTCACGCCGCCCGCCCGCCCGAGCAAAAGGCGCAGATGGACCCCGCGCTGGTGGCGTACGCAGAGGCCTCGGCGGGCCTGACCGTGGTGGACCTGGTCAAGGCGCTGGTCGCCCGCCAGGCGATGGTCGACACGCTGCGGCGGTTCTTCGAGGGGTACGACCTGCTCCTCACGCCCACGCTCTGCCTGCCCGCCTTCCCGCTCGGCCTCGTCGGGCCCCGCCAGGTGGCGGGTCGCGACGTGACGCACCTCGGCTGGACGCTCTGCTACCCGTTCAACTACAGCGGCCAGCCGGCCATCTCCGTCCCGGCCGGCTGGACGGCGAGCGGCCTGCCCGTCGGTCTGCAGATCGTCGGCCGGCGGCTGGAGGATGCCCTCGTGCTGCGTGCGGCGGCCAGGCTCGAGGCCCTCCGCCCGTGGGCGGCCCGCCGCCCGCCTCCGTCACGCTAG
- the dctP gene encoding TRAP transporter substrate-binding protein DctP: protein MQRRRFLVKAGGVLAVAGAATATATPNVIAQPKFRWRLATSWPPKFHPPGIAAEMMAKMTEQMSGGRLHIEVYGAGELVPGLENFEACRAGTIQGGHSAAYYWAGKEPATQWFTAVPFGLNAQGTQAWLMAGGGQKLYEELYSGFNLVPRRGGPTGIQMGGWFRKKIESMNDFKGLKMRIPGLGGKVVARAGGTVTLLAVGDIFPSLERGVIDATEWVGPLQDERAGFYKAAKHYYYPGWHEPGTSAEFFFNKKAYDSLPVDIQKALDAACNYADAWTLAEHEAQNSVALERLTKKHGVKVYRFPDEVLKSLKKLSEDVVREEADKSPVAKKVYEHYEKFKNQWLAYSDLSERAYFHMMYL from the coding sequence ATGCAGCGACGAAGATTCCTCGTGAAGGCCGGCGGCGTGCTCGCCGTCGCGGGTGCGGCCACGGCCACCGCTACCCCGAACGTCATCGCCCAGCCGAAGTTCCGGTGGCGGCTGGCCACCAGCTGGCCGCCGAAATTTCACCCGCCCGGGATCGCCGCCGAGATGATGGCCAAGATGACGGAGCAGATGTCGGGCGGCCGCCTCCACATCGAGGTGTACGGCGCCGGCGAGCTCGTGCCGGGGCTCGAGAACTTCGAGGCTTGCCGGGCGGGTACCATCCAGGGCGGTCACAGCGCCGCCTACTACTGGGCGGGCAAGGAGCCGGCCACCCAGTGGTTCACCGCGGTGCCATTCGGCCTGAACGCCCAGGGCACCCAGGCCTGGCTCATGGCCGGCGGGGGTCAGAAGCTCTACGAGGAGCTGTACAGCGGGTTCAACCTCGTCCCCCGCCGGGGCGGGCCCACCGGGATCCAGATGGGAGGGTGGTTCCGCAAGAAGATCGAATCGATGAACGACTTCAAGGGGCTCAAGATGCGCATTCCCGGCCTCGGCGGCAAGGTCGTGGCGCGGGCCGGGGGAACCGTGACGCTGCTCGCCGTCGGCGACATCTTCCCTTCGCTCGAGCGTGGCGTCATCGATGCCACGGAGTGGGTGGGACCGCTGCAGGACGAGCGAGCCGGCTTCTACAAGGCGGCCAAGCACTACTACTACCCGGGCTGGCACGAGCCAGGGACCTCGGCCGAGTTCTTTTTCAACAAGAAGGCCTACGACTCGCTGCCCGTGGACATTCAGAAGGCGCTCGACGCCGCCTGCAACTATGCGGACGCGTGGACGCTGGCCGAGCACGAGGCGCAGAACTCGGTGGCCCTGGAACGTCTGACCAAGAAGCACGGCGTGAAGGTCTACCGGTTCCCCGACGAGGTGTTGAAGTCGCTGAAGAAGCTCTCGGAAGACGTGGTCCGGGAGGAAGCGGACAAGAGCCCGGTCGCCAAGAAGGTCTACGAGCACTACGAGAAGTTCAAGAATCAGTGGCTCGCCTACTCCGACCTGTCGGAGCGTGCCTACTTCCACATGATGTACCTCTAG
- a CDS encoding TRAP transporter large permease subunit translates to MFLIFTALILVGYPVAFTIAGTAFAFGLYGFGMDFFNLLPLRVWGVMTNFTLTAVPLFVFMGVTLERSGLAEELLDTMGLVFGRLPGGIAVSVVIVGTLLAASTGIVGATVTTMGLIALPTMVRRGYQKELASGVICASGTLGQIIPPSIVLVIVADILQVSVGDLFLGAFVPGLILSGLYVAYVAAICLVRPGLAPAIPAAERAAVAGRALAIRAAKVLVPPLSLMVAVLGSIFFGIASPTEAAAMGATGALILTIVNRRFSRAMLQQVMQLTVRLTSMVFIILVGASAFGLAFRGMGGDLLIRNFIADMQLSPAIVFGSVMVLVFLLGFFLDFIEISFIHLPVLAPILTEMGFDPLWYGVVLGVNLQTSFLTPPFGYALFYLRGVASADVTTGHIYRGIIPFVAIQLVGMLAIIAFPQLALWLPRLVFQ, encoded by the coding sequence ATGTTCTTGATCTTCACCGCGCTCATCCTGGTCGGCTATCCCGTCGCCTTCACGATCGCGGGGACGGCGTTCGCGTTCGGGCTCTACGGCTTCGGGATGGACTTCTTCAACCTGCTGCCCCTCCGCGTCTGGGGCGTGATGACGAACTTCACGCTGACCGCGGTCCCCCTGTTCGTCTTCATGGGGGTGACGCTCGAGCGCTCCGGCCTGGCCGAGGAGCTGCTGGACACCATGGGGCTCGTGTTCGGCCGCCTCCCCGGCGGCATCGCGGTGTCGGTGGTGATCGTGGGCACGCTGCTGGCCGCGTCCACCGGGATCGTCGGGGCCACCGTCACGACCATGGGCCTGATCGCGCTCCCGACCATGGTCCGCCGCGGCTACCAGAAGGAGCTCGCCTCCGGCGTCATCTGCGCCTCCGGGACGCTGGGCCAGATCATCCCCCCGAGCATCGTGCTGGTCATCGTGGCCGACATCCTGCAGGTCTCGGTCGGCGACCTCTTCCTGGGCGCCTTCGTCCCGGGCCTGATCCTGTCCGGGCTCTATGTCGCCTACGTGGCGGCCATCTGCCTGGTCCGGCCCGGGCTGGCGCCGGCCATCCCGGCCGCGGAGCGGGCCGCCGTCGCCGGCCGGGCGCTGGCGATCCGGGCGGCCAAAGTGCTGGTCCCGCCGCTCAGCCTCATGGTGGCGGTGCTGGGCTCGATCTTCTTCGGCATCGCGTCGCCGACCGAGGCGGCGGCCATGGGGGCGACCGGCGCGCTGATCCTCACGATCGTGAACCGGCGCTTCTCGCGGGCGATGCTCCAGCAGGTCATGCAGCTGACCGTTCGCCTCACGAGCATGGTCTTCATCATCCTGGTGGGGGCGTCGGCCTTCGGGCTCGCCTTCCGGGGGATGGGCGGAGACCTGCTGATCCGGAACTTCATCGCCGACATGCAGCTGTCGCCGGCCATCGTGTTCGGCAGCGTGATGGTGCTGGTCTTCCTCCTCGGCTTCTTCCTCGACTTCATCGAGATCTCGTTCATCCACCTCCCGGTCCTGGCTCCGATCCTGACCGAGATGGGCTTCGACCCGTTGTGGTACGGCGTCGTGCTCGGCGTGAATCTGCAGACGTCGTTCCTGACACCGCCGTTCGGCTACGCGCTGTTCTACTTGCGGGGGGTGGCGTCTGCGGACGTGACGACCGGACACATCTACCGTGGCATCATCCCGTTCGTGGCCATCCAGCTCGTCGGCATGCTGGCGATCATCGCGTTCCCGCAGCTCGCGCTCTGGCTGCCACGCCTCGTATTCCAATGA
- a CDS encoding TRAP transporter small permease subunit, translated as MTTHATGADPPRSMLALVRGIDAVNGRVGRWSAWLALLLVLVVTYDVVMRYLFNITYVFIQELEWHLFAVIFLITAGYAHLLDSHVRVDIFYARFPPRIRAWVDFLGGILFLLPTVVLLIWTSIPFVRASFADLEGSPDPGGIPGRFVLKAVIPFAFFLLGIQGISEIIKNFYRVRSKEPPR; from the coding sequence GTGACGACGCACGCGACCGGGGCCGATCCGCCGAGATCCATGCTGGCCCTGGTCCGCGGCATCGACGCCGTGAACGGCCGGGTGGGACGCTGGTCGGCCTGGCTCGCGCTGCTGCTGGTCCTCGTCGTCACCTACGACGTCGTGATGCGCTACCTCTTCAACATCACGTACGTCTTCATCCAGGAGCTGGAGTGGCACCTCTTCGCCGTGATCTTCCTGATCACCGCCGGGTATGCCCACCTCCTCGACAGCCACGTCCGGGTCGACATCTTCTACGCCCGCTTCCCCCCACGGATCCGGGCCTGGGTCGACTTCCTCGGCGGGATCCTGTTCCTCCTGCCCACCGTCGTCTTGCTCATCTGGACTTCGATCCCCTTCGTCAGGGCGTCGTTCGCCGACCTGGAGGGCTCGCCGGACCCCGGCGGCATCCCCGGGCGCTTCGTGCTCAAGGCCGTGATCCCCTTCGCCTTCTTCCTGCTGGGCATTCAGGGCATCTCCGAGATCATCAAGAACTTCTACCGGGTGAGGAGCAAGGAGCCCCCGCGGTGA
- a CDS encoding SDR family oxidoreductase: protein MDLGLKDKVALVTGGSKGIGKAVARGLAQEGARVAICARTRTELDATAAELSRATGSEVFAVAGDLTREADVQKIVEGAVGRFGRIDILVNNAGAAPGGLLLDLTEEDWQTALQLKFMGYVRCMKAVIPHMLKQGGGRIVNIIGNDGVKPIGVELTPSAANAADLAVTVALAEQYGRQNICINAINPGPVATERWDGLIGGIARIRKIPVAEAQKRAEQSIPLGRICTPEEVANVAVFVASPRASFMNGALITLDGGQRKALLD, encoded by the coding sequence ATGGATCTCGGCCTGAAGGACAAGGTCGCCCTCGTCACCGGTGGCAGTAAGGGCATCGGCAAGGCGGTGGCTCGCGGGCTGGCCCAGGAAGGGGCCCGGGTGGCGATCTGCGCCCGGACCCGGACAGAGCTGGACGCCACCGCGGCGGAGCTGTCCCGGGCCACCGGCAGCGAGGTCTTCGCCGTGGCCGGCGACCTCACCCGTGAGGCCGACGTGCAGAAGATCGTCGAGGGGGCCGTGGGCCGCTTCGGCCGGATCGACATCCTCGTGAACAACGCGGGCGCCGCCCCGGGCGGTCTGCTGCTCGACCTCACCGAGGAGGACTGGCAGACGGCGCTGCAGCTCAAGTTCATGGGCTACGTGCGCTGCATGAAGGCGGTCATCCCCCACATGCTGAAGCAGGGCGGCGGCCGGATCGTGAACATCATCGGCAACGACGGCGTCAAGCCCATCGGCGTCGAGCTGACGCCGAGCGCCGCCAACGCCGCCGACCTCGCCGTCACCGTGGCCCTGGCCGAGCAGTACGGCCGCCAGAACATCTGCATCAATGCCATCAACCCGGGGCCGGTGGCCACCGAGCGCTGGGACGGCCTCATCGGCGGCATCGCCCGGATCCGGAAGATCCCGGTGGCCGAGGCGCAGAAACGGGCCGAACAGAGCATCCCGCTGGGTCGCATCTGCACGCCGGAGGAGGTCGCCAACGTCGCCGTCTTCGTGGCCTCTCCGCGGGCGAGCTTCATGAACGGCGCGCTCATCACGCTGGACGGCGGCCAGCGCAAGGCCTTGCTCGACTGA